From Desulfobacterales bacterium, a single genomic window includes:
- a CDS encoding PDDEXK nuclease domain-containing protein has product MKKKPKEQDAELGRQYDIVLGDISDVIAAARRSAARSVNSIMTAAYWLIGRRIVEYEQEGKKRAQYGEELLKRLSADLGKCYGRGFGVDNLQRFRAFYLIYPSERIYATLSRKLPDKDQTEKYAIPLRISSDHAAPPKGQTLIDKTGLPEKEQTASAELNPLNLASCFPLPWSAYVRLLSVKNDNARRFYEEEARRGGWTVRQLDRQINSQFYERTALSRNKAAMLTKGQKLLPEDRVLPEEEIKDPFVLEFLGLKDEYSESDLEEALIRHLETFLLELGSDFCFIGRQKRLRIGDEWYRVDLVFFHRRLRCLVIIDLKIGKFTHADAGQMHLYLNYAREHWIHEGENPPVGLILCAQKNEAVARYALEGLPNKVMASEYRTALPDEKELAAEIERTQALLQARKRVSRTDPMVRLTERLIETIPLFQALTEKSKTSISNRSRKLFTMSSIHQATRRLLRKEKGEAISPDEEKLAIDFWNEVIANIPDWTDALERKTTPAALRQKYVHAHGITLQALAIAGNNLIRLHPGDWQQRLRGIRTLDWRRANTILWEGKALVGGRMSRYKHSLTLTADVIMNSLGLPIDHDEAA; this is encoded by the coding sequence GTGAAGAAAAAGCCTAAGGAGCAGGACGCCGAGCTGGGGAGACAGTACGATATCGTCCTTGGTGATATATCCGATGTCATCGCGGCGGCCAGGAGATCGGCGGCCCGTTCCGTCAATAGTATCATGACGGCAGCGTATTGGCTGATCGGTCGCCGAATCGTTGAATATGAGCAGGAAGGGAAAAAACGCGCCCAATATGGTGAGGAATTGCTCAAGCGGTTATCTGCCGATCTCGGCAAATGCTATGGGCGCGGGTTTGGAGTTGATAATCTTCAACGATTTCGAGCCTTCTACCTCATTTACCCCTCTGAACGAATTTACGCGACACTGTCGCGTAAATTGCCTGATAAAGACCAGACAGAAAAATACGCGATTCCGTTGCGTATTTCCTCAGACCATGCCGCCCCTCCGAAGGGCCAAACATTGATCGATAAAACCGGGTTGCCGGAAAAAGAGCAGACAGCGTCTGCGGAATTGAATCCGCTTAACCTGGCCTCATGTTTCCCTCTGCCCTGGTCCGCCTATGTCCGTCTTCTTTCCGTGAAAAACGACAACGCCCGTCGCTTCTATGAAGAAGAGGCCCGGCGCGGCGGTTGGACGGTACGGCAACTCGACCGGCAGATCAATTCCCAGTTCTACGAACGAACAGCCCTGTCACGAAACAAGGCCGCCATGCTGACCAAGGGACAAAAGCTACTGCCTGAAGATCGTGTGCTTCCCGAGGAGGAAATCAAAGACCCCTTTGTGCTTGAATTCCTCGGCCTCAAGGACGAGTATTCCGAATCCGACCTTGAAGAGGCCTTGATCCGCCACCTGGAGACTTTCCTTCTGGAGCTTGGCAGTGATTTCTGTTTCATCGGACGGCAGAAACGTCTGCGCATCGGTGATGAATGGTATCGGGTGGATCTGGTCTTTTTCCATCGTCGCCTGCGATGTCTGGTGATCATCGACCTGAAGATCGGTAAATTCACCCATGCCGACGCCGGACAGATGCATCTCTATCTCAACTACGCGCGGGAACACTGGATACACGAAGGTGAAAACCCGCCGGTAGGGCTGATTCTCTGCGCCCAGAAAAACGAGGCCGTGGCCCGGTACGCGCTGGAAGGTCTTCCGAACAAGGTGATGGCCTCGGAGTACCGGACCGCCCTGCCCGATGAAAAGGAACTGGCTGCGGAGATCGAGCGGACTCAGGCCCTGTTGCAGGCTCGAAAAAGGGTCTCCCGCACCGACCCGATGGTCAGGCTGACAGAGAGATTAATCGAAACGATTCCGCTGTTTCAGGCATTGACCGAAAAATCGAAAACTTCGATTTCCAACCGGTCCCGGAAGCTTTTCACCATGAGCAGCATCCACCAAGCCACCAGACGACTGCTCCGGAAAGAGAAAGGCGAAGCGATATCGCCCGACGAGGAAAAACTTGCCATCGACTTCTGGAACGAGGTGATCGCCAATATACCGGATTGGACGGATGCCTTGGAGAGAAAAACGACGCCGGCCGCACTGCGGCAGAAGTATGTTCATGCCCACGGCATTACCTTGCAGGCCTTGGCAATCGCGGGAAACAACTTGATCCGCCTGCACCCCGGTGACTGGCA
- a CDS encoding DGQHR domain-containing protein → MKNNKLAREYTYSFPAIRGIQAGREYYVTMCPLKLLPAIFRNGENDLSPELQAQRVMNKGRVAPISRYVVENRDTYVFSPFHALTMGK, encoded by the coding sequence ATGAAAAACAACAAACTGGCCCGCGAGTACACCTATTCCTTCCCTGCCATCCGAGGGATTCAGGCGGGGCGGGAATACTACGTTACCATGTGCCCGCTCAAGTTGCTGCCGGCCATTTTCCGTAATGGTGAAAACGACCTGTCCCCGGAATTGCAGGCCCAACGCGTAATGAATAAGGGCCGGGTGGCCCCGATCTCCCGGTATGTCGTTGAGAACCGGGACACCTATGTTTTTTCTCCTTTCCACGCCCTCACCATGGGAAAATGA
- a CDS encoding type II toxin-antitoxin system RelE/ParE family toxin, producing the protein MRKLEWTVPALHDLVAAGEYIAQENPKAAERMADKVKEAVEYLRDHPNLGRPGRLSDTKELVVSGTPFIAVYWIRKGAVQILRLLHHAQRWP; encoded by the coding sequence ATGCGTAAACTGGAGTGGACGGTTCCCGCCCTTCATGATCTGGTTGCCGCCGGTGAATATATTGCCCAGGAAAATCCAAAAGCCGCAGAACGGATGGCCGACAAGGTCAAGGAGGCAGTGGAATACCTCCGCGATCACCCGAATTTGGGCAGACCGGGCCGGCTTTCAGACACAAAGGAACTGGTTGTCTCCGGAACCCCGTTCATTGCTGTTTACTGGATAAGAAAAGGCGCGGTCCAGATACTCCGCCTTCTCCACCACGCCCAGCGCTGGCCGTAG
- a CDS encoding CopG family transcriptional regulator produces MSETILVSARVSPEVANRLAALSKSTHRSKSFLAAQAIEEFINVQEWHVEAIKQGIAAAKNNDVKSHEQAVAILNTWGKNA; encoded by the coding sequence ATGAGTGAGACGATTCTGGTTTCCGCACGGGTATCACCGGAAGTGGCCAACCGGTTGGCTGCCTTGTCGAAATCAACCCACCGCTCAAAATCATTTTTAGCCGCACAGGCCATTGAGGAGTTTATCAATGTCCAGGAATGGCATGTAGAGGCGATCAAGCAAGGAATTGCCGCTGCAAAAAACAATGATGTGAAAAGTCACGAACAGGCGGTGGCCATTTTGAACACCTGGGGCAAGAATGCGTAA
- a CDS encoding ATP-binding protein — protein MFPVTAILGARQCGKTTLAKTLAADHYFDLENPRDLARLETPQLTLEKLAGLIIIDEIQRVPDLFPLLRYLVDTLPQQKYVILGSASRDLIRQSSETLAGRIGYYHLGGFSSHDIDDPDRLWLRGGFPRAFLALDDGDAFTWLEHYVATFMERDIPQLGINIPARTLRRFWAMLGHYHGQILNYSELGKSFGISDMTVRKYVDILTGTFMVRTLPAWYANVSKRLVKRPKIYLRDSGIFHYFMTIFTHDQLHSHPKLGASWEGFALEIVCRAVGKPDEDFYFWRTHAGAELDLFWQHHGRNWGVEFKYADAPRRTRSMTSVLQDLELEHLWIVYPGQEKYILDDRITVLPFSDIKENWQYP, from the coding sequence ATGTTTCCGGTGACCGCCATTCTGGGAGCCCGCCAATGCGGTAAGACAACCCTGGCCAAAACCCTGGCCGCTGACCATTATTTTGACCTTGAAAATCCGCGCGATCTGGCCAGGCTGGAGACCCCGCAACTCACTCTGGAGAAACTTGCCGGGCTGATTATAATCGATGAAATCCAACGTGTGCCTGATCTCTTTCCACTGCTTCGTTATCTGGTCGATACCCTGCCGCAACAGAAATATGTCATCCTTGGCAGCGCCTCCCGCGATCTGATTCGGCAGAGCAGTGAAACGCTTGCCGGCCGGATCGGTTATTATCATCTTGGCGGTTTTTCTTCGCATGATATTGATGATCCCGACCGTTTGTGGCTGCGCGGGGGGTTCCCGCGGGCCTTTCTGGCGTTGGATGACGGCGATGCCTTTACCTGGCTGGAGCATTATGTCGCCACGTTCATGGAGCGGGATATTCCCCAACTGGGAATTAATATCCCGGCCCGTACCCTGCGGCGCTTCTGGGCGATGCTGGGCCATTATCACGGCCAGATCCTCAATTACTCGGAACTCGGCAAGTCCTTTGGCATTTCCGACATGACTGTCAGAAAATATGTAGACATCCTGACCGGCACCTTCATGGTGCGGACCCTGCCGGCCTGGTATGCTAATGTCTCAAAACGGCTTGTCAAACGGCCGAAGATCTATCTACGCGACTCCGGTATTTTTCATTATTTTATGACCATTTTCACTCACGATCAGTTGCACTCGCACCCAAAGCTCGGGGCGTCCTGGGAGGGGTTTGCCCTGGAAATCGTCTGCCGGGCCGTGGGCAAGCCGGACGAAGATTTTTATTTCTGGCGGACACATGCCGGAGCCGAACTGGACCTTTTCTGGCAGCATCATGGGCGGAATTGGGGGGTGGAGTTCAAATACGCCGATGCACCGCGCCGCACACGGTCAATGACATCGGTTCTACAGGATCTGGAACTCGAGCATCTCTGGATTGTCTATCCCGGTCAGGAAAAATACATCCTGGATGACAGGATCACGGTGCTGCCTTTCTCTGACATTAAGGAAAACTGGCAATATCCCTAA
- a CDS encoding DUF401 family protein, producing MKLKSTMELAATFKILFTFAGVLLLNRLRLSLGLALLLGGLVLDLWSGRGPATVGVDLGQALLRPELWLLVVNIILIIEVGSFMAADANARVIINSARRFGGKHGKFLSLILIPAAIGLVPMPGGALFSAPLIDQTVNKNNTTPEWKAAVNYWFRHILEYWWPLYPVVIITLSIFTVSTWQFMALQIPFTLFSIGAGYFFLLRSHPDALPSGPVATREAGERLLPVLLPILIIVLTTLVLPEPLRAVLPDGGSTVRKMLAMLAGLLIALGLIRRSSRQQNGPGLFTNLLTRKTGNVALTLIGVMVFQSLLGGSQLLPLAGRELAASQVPVSIIVAFLPFLAGLVTGIAMGFAGAAFPLVVGLLEVGAAGLTPLSTLVLAFSMGYAGMMLSPVHLCFVLTKDFFAAPFIRVYRHILPCVASIMAAGIIMSVLLGRLGW from the coding sequence GTGAAACTAAAGTCAACCATGGAACTGGCCGCCACCTTCAAAATACTGTTCACCTTTGCCGGGGTGTTGCTCCTCAACCGGTTGCGCCTCTCCCTGGGGTTGGCCCTGCTCCTGGGCGGTCTGGTTCTGGACCTCTGGAGCGGCCGGGGGCCGGCCACGGTGGGCGTTGATCTCGGCCAGGCCCTGCTCCGTCCCGAACTCTGGCTGCTGGTGGTCAACATCATCCTGATCATCGAGGTGGGCTCTTTCATGGCAGCCGATGCCAACGCCAGGGTGATCATCAACTCGGCCCGTCGCTTTGGCGGGAAACACGGTAAATTCCTCAGCCTGATCCTGATTCCAGCGGCCATCGGCCTGGTGCCCATGCCCGGCGGCGCCCTGTTCTCAGCGCCGCTCATCGACCAGACCGTCAATAAAAACAACACCACCCCGGAGTGGAAGGCCGCGGTCAACTACTGGTTCCGCCACATCCTCGAATACTGGTGGCCGCTCTATCCGGTAGTTATCATCACCCTGTCCATCTTTACCGTGTCTACCTGGCAGTTCATGGCCCTGCAGATCCCCTTTACCCTGTTCAGCATCGGGGCCGGTTATTTTTTCCTGCTCAGATCCCATCCCGATGCCCTCCCCTCCGGGCCGGTTGCAACCAGAGAGGCCGGAGAACGATTGCTGCCGGTGCTGCTGCCGATTCTGATCATCGTCCTGACCACCCTTGTCCTGCCCGAGCCCTTGCGCGCCGTGCTGCCCGATGGTGGCAGCACGGTGCGCAAGATGCTGGCCATGCTGGCCGGACTCCTGATCGCCTTAGGCCTGATCCGGCGCAGCTCGCGCCAACAGAACGGCCCGGGCCTGTTCACCAACCTGCTTACCAGAAAAACCGGCAACGTGGCCCTTACCCTGATCGGGGTGATGGTCTTTCAATCCCTGCTGGGCGGGTCCCAGCTCCTGCCCCTGGCCGGCCGGGAGCTGGCCGCCTCCCAGGTACCGGTGTCGATCATCGTTGCCTTTCTCCCCTTTCTGGCCGGACTGGTCACCGGCATTGCCATGGGCTTTGCCGGCGCCGCCTTTCCCCTGGTGGTCGGCCTGCTCGAGGTGGGCGCCGCCGGGCTCACCCCGCTCTCTACCCTGGTACTCGCCTTCAGCATGGGCTATGCCGGAATGATGCTGTCGCCGGTCCATCTCTGTTTCGTGCTGACCAAGGATTTTTTTGCGGCCCCCTTTATCCGGGTGTACCGTCATATCCTGCCCTGCGTGGCCAGCATCATGGCGGCGGGGATTATCATGTCGGTGCTGTTGGGGCGATTGGGTTGGTAA